A window from Burkholderiales bacterium encodes these proteins:
- a CDS encoding mercury resistance protein, producing MNSEKSAVRRRGGYAMMFLAALTCPCHLPVLALLLSGTAAEAFLTEHMGVALTVLGALFLLSLSAAMRLLRNDAARGGSNL from the coding sequence ATGAACTCCGAAAAAAGCGCCGTCCGGCGGCGAGGCGGTTACGCCATGATGTTCCTCGCTGCGCTGACCTGCCCTTGCCACTTGCCTGTTCTTGCGCTTTTGCTCTCGGGGACTGCAGCGGAGGCCTTTCTGACCGAGCACATGGGAGTGGCGTTGACGGTGCTGGGGGCCTTGTTCCTGCTCTCGCTGTCCGCCGCCATGCGGCTGTTGCGGAATGACGCTGCGCGAGGAGGATCGAATTTGTAG
- a CDS encoding mercury(II) reductase, with protein sequence MIVGGGSAAFAAAIKGAELGAKVAIVEHGTLGGTCVNIGCVPSKTLIRAAEHCYHAAYSAFEGLGACPPPQDWQRVVRQKDELVAALRQGKYVDVASAYPGITIVKGHAELTGGHGVAVDGKPLSAAKLLVATGSKPWAPPIPGLAESSYLDSTDALSLERLPATLAVIGAGAIGLELAQLFNRFGVKVTLLEAGPRIAPQEEPEIGKALCRYLEEEKMQVLCGAAIERVSRSEAGYRLEAVVDGKIRAIESEQLLVATGRRPTTAGFGLERAGVKLGERGEILVDRHLRTDNPDIFAAGDCIGDPMYVYVAAYAGSLAAENALTDAGRIYDLVPLPRVTFTDPQIASVGLTEAQARAEGRKVRASVLSLSEVPRAIAARNTKGLIKLVAEEDTGKLLGAHVLAAEAGEVTQEAVLAIRFGLRVQDLVETFHPYLTMVEGLKLAAITFTKDVKQLSCCAA encoded by the coding sequence GTGATCGTGGGCGGCGGCTCGGCGGCCTTCGCTGCGGCGATCAAGGGCGCCGAGCTGGGCGCCAAGGTTGCCATCGTCGAGCACGGCACCCTCGGCGGCACCTGTGTCAACATCGGGTGCGTGCCGTCCAAGACGCTCATCCGCGCGGCCGAGCACTGCTACCACGCTGCCTATTCCGCCTTTGAGGGACTGGGCGCTTGTCCGCCACCTCAGGACTGGCAGCGCGTCGTCCGGCAGAAAGACGAGCTGGTCGCCGCCCTGCGGCAGGGCAAGTACGTCGACGTAGCAAGCGCTTATCCCGGCATCACCATCGTGAAAGGCCACGCCGAGCTCACGGGCGGCCACGGCGTCGCCGTGGACGGCAAGCCCTTGAGCGCTGCCAAGCTCCTGGTGGCCACGGGCTCGAAGCCCTGGGCACCGCCGATTCCGGGTCTTGCCGAGTCGAGCTACCTCGACAGCACCGACGCCCTGAGCCTGGAGCGCTTACCCGCGACCCTCGCGGTGATCGGTGCTGGTGCGATCGGGCTCGAGCTCGCGCAGCTCTTCAACCGCTTCGGCGTCAAGGTCACGCTCCTCGAGGCCGGCCCCCGCATCGCACCTCAGGAGGAGCCCGAAATCGGGAAGGCCCTGTGCCGCTACCTCGAGGAAGAAAAAATGCAGGTGCTTTGCGGCGCGGCGATCGAGCGTGTGAGCCGGAGCGAGGCCGGCTACCGGCTTGAGGCCGTCGTGGATGGCAAGATCCGCGCGATCGAATCCGAGCAGTTGCTCGTTGCCACCGGCCGTCGGCCGACCACGGCCGGCTTCGGCCTCGAGCGTGCCGGGGTGAAGCTCGGCGAAAGGGGCGAGATCCTCGTCGACCGGCACTTGCGCACCGATAACCCGGATATTTTCGCCGCCGGCGACTGCATCGGCGATCCCATGTACGTTTATGTGGCGGCTTACGCCGGAAGCCTCGCCGCCGAGAACGCTCTCACCGATGCGGGCCGGATCTACGATCTCGTGCCGCTGCCGCGGGTGACCTTCACCGACCCCCAGATCGCCAGCGTCGGTCTGACCGAAGCTCAGGCGCGGGCCGAAGGCAGAAAAGTGCGCGCGTCGGTGCTGTCGCTCAGCGAGGTTCCCCGCGCTATCGCGGCTCGGAATACGAAGGGGCTTATCAAGCTGGTGGCCGAGGAGGACACCGGCAAGCTGCTCGGCGCTCACGTGCTGGCGGCCGAGGCTGGCGAAGTGACCCAGGAGGCCGTCCTTGCTATCCGCTTCGGCTTGCGGGTGCAGGACCTCGTCGAGACGTTCCACCCATATCTCACCATGGTCGAGGGCCTGAAACTCGCCGCGATAACGTTCACCAAGGACGTGAAGCAGCTCTCCTGCTGCGCTGCGTAG